One genomic segment of Ctenopharyngodon idella isolate HZGC_01 chromosome 7, HZGC01, whole genome shotgun sequence includes these proteins:
- the slc12a10.1 gene encoding solute carrier family 12 member 10, tandem duplicate 1 — protein MGHRFSKRRPAGADNLTPGRFSTGEEAPPHYSSYNSGSETAITMETPERKTSEVPNSRQDNRRPSIYSTMDAMPHLEFYANATATGRIRRSRPSLETLRKAYDDGESGNKCGSSTGSVSALQECGKESEENGPEEKTYQPVRFGWVTGVMIRCMLNIWGVILFLRLSWITSQAGILLTWLIILMSVLVTSITALSVSAISTNGRVSSGGAYFMISRTLGPELGGPIGVVFSFANALACALNTVGFSETVRDLLIEYDSQMVDSINDVRIIGSITVTMLLLISLAGMEWESKTQILFFLVLMVSFVNYFVGTVIPATPQKQSIGFFSYRREIFLENLLPNWRGPDGDFFRMFAIFFPSAIGILAGANISGDLKEPEIAIPRGTLMAIFCTTMSYLAISSTVGACVLRDASGNMNDSLPLNFTEECESLSCSLGWNFTECEQSGSCSFGLSNNFQVLIQVSGFGPLIYAGIFAATLSSALAFLVSAPKVFQCLCKDNIYPYIGFFGKGYGKNNEPLRAYLLCYIIAMCFILIAELNVIAPLISNFFLCSYALINFSCFHASITNSPGWRPSFRYYSPWTGLFGAVISVVLMFLLTWWAALISLGLIIFLFGYVTYKKPEVNWGSSVQASTYNMALSYSVSLAGVEDHVKNYRPQCLVLTGPPTLRPALVDFVGSFTKNVSLMICGDILMEEKSVVSQRNTNDMIKWLNQRKVRSFYTSFKASSLRDGARHLLQASGLGKLKPNVLVLGFKMNWQETSSQGIEDYINTIYDSFDSNHGVCVLRLMDGLDIRDELQTEVNQAFEIDEATESDQQNSDADSDVDNTKNMVNDHIKTVFQSKQGKKTIDVYWISDDGGLTLLVPYLLTRRKRWSRCKVRVFIIGEQQTMENERKEMMTLLQRFRLDVHDVIVMTDSERPSLPKNTRVFEEKVAPFRLNEAQLDERTAQQQRTECPWKITDKQMDALRLKSERKVRLNEIIRRNSKHAALILVSLPVPQTDCPSCLYMAWLDTLSCGLHCPVLLIRGNQQNVLTFYCQ, from the exons ATGGGTCACCGCTTCTCCAAACGCAGGCCGGCGGGCGCAGACAACTTAACCCCAGGTCGCTTTTCGACCGGTGAAGAGGCTCCGCCGCATTACTCCTCTTACAACAGTGGCAGTGAGACGGCCATCACCATGGAGACACCAGAACGAAAGACATCAGAAGTTCCGAACTCAAGGCAGGACAATAGGCGTCCTTCCATTTACAGCACCATGGATGCAATGCCGCATCTAGAGTTTTATGCCAACGCTACTGCCACGGGCCGCATCAGGCGCAGCAGACCATCACTGGAGACTCTGCGCAAGGCTTATGAT GATGGAGAATCTGGTAACAAATGTGGCTCTAGTACGGGAAGCGTTTCAGCGCTTCAAGAGTGTGGAAAAGAGTCTGAGGAAAATGGCCCAGAAGAAAAGACCTACCAACCAGTGCGCTTTGGATGGGTGACTGGGGTTATG ATTCGCTGCATGTTGAATATCTGGGGAGTCATTCTGTTCCTGCGATTGTCCTGGATAACATCTCAAGCAGGAATCC TTCTTACATGGCTAATTATACTGATGTCAGTCCTTGTGACCTCCATAACGGCACTGTCTGTATCTGCCATTTCCACCAATGGGAGAGTCTCTTCTG GTGGTGCGTACTTCATGATCTCCCGCACACTGGGTCCTGAGTTGGGAGGTCCCATCGGCGTGGTGTTTTCATTCGCCAACGCTCTTGCTTGCGCGCTCAACACGGTGGGATTCTCGGAGACAGTCAGAGATCTTCTCATT GAGTATGACTCCCAAATGGTGGATTCAATCAATGATGTCCGAATTATTGGATCCATCACAGTCACCATGCTGCTTCTTATCTCATTGGCTGGGATGGAGTGGGAGTCAAAG ACTCAGATCCTGTTCTTCTTGGTTCTCATGGTGTCCTTCGTCAACTACTTTGTTGGCACTGTGATTCCAGCAACTCCCCAGAAACAGTCGATTGGTTTCTTCAGTTACCGCA GAGAGATCTTCTTGGAGAACCTCCTCCCGAACTGGAGAGGGCCAGACGGCGACTTCTTCCGGATGTTTGCCATCTTCTTCCCATCTGCCATTGGGATCCTTGCCGGAGCAAACATCTCAGGCGACCTAAAG GAGCCTGAGATTGCCATCCCTAGAGGGACACTAATGGCCATATTCTGCACAACCATGAGTTATTTAGCCATATCTTCAACTGTGG GAGCGTGTGTTCTGCGCGACGCCTCCGGAAACATGAATGACAGTTTGCCGCTGAACTTCACTGAGGAGTGTGAGAGTTTGAGCTGCAGTCTGGGCTGGAACTTCACTGAGTGCGAGCAGAGCGGCTCCTGCAGCTTCGGCCTCTCCAACAACTTCCAG GTTCTGATCCAGGTCTCCGGCTTTGGTCCACTGATCTATGCTGGCATATTCGCAGCCACCCTGTCGTCCGCCCTTGCGTTCCTTGTCTCCGCACCCAAAGTCTTCCAG TGTCTCTGTAAGGACAATATCTACCCATACATTGGCTTCTTTGGAAAGGGTTATGGGAAAAACAATGAGCCACTGAGGGCTTATCTGCTGTGTTACATCATCGCCATGTGTTTCATTCTGATTG CTGAGCTGAACGTAATCGCTCCTCTGATCTCAAACTTCTTCCTCTGCTCTTACGCACTGATCAACTTCAGCTGTTTTCACGCTTCGATCACCAATTCACCTG GATGGAGGCCATCGTTTCGGTATTACAGCCCCTGGACGGGTTTGTTTGGGGCCGTTATTTCTGTCGTGCTGATGTTCTTGCTCACCTGGTGGGCCGCGCTCATCTCTTTAGGTTTAATCATCTTCTTATTCGGCTACGTGACCTACAAGAAACCTG AGGTGAACTGGGGTTCGTCTGTCCAGGCCAGTACCTACAACATGGCTCTGTCCTACTCCGTGTCTCTGGCAGGAGTTGAAGATCACGTCAAAAACTACAG GCCTCAGTGTCTGGTTCTGACGGGTCCTCCGACTCTGCGTCCAGCGCTGGTGGACTTTGTGGGCTCTTTCACTAAAAATGTCAGTTTGATGATTTGTGGAGACATTCTCATG GAAGAGAAGTCGGTTGTGTCCCAGCGCAACACTAATGACATGATAAAGTGGCTCAATCAGAGGAAGGTTCGTTCCTTCTACACGTCCTTCAAAGCATCCAGTCTGAGAGATGGAGCCCGGCATCTTCTACAG GCCTCTGGTTTGGGAAAGTTGAAACCGAATGTACTAGTGTTGGGATTCAAAATGAACTGGCAGGAGACCAGCAGTCAAGGCATAGAGGACTACATCAACACTATATA TGATTCTTTCGACTCCAACCACGGCGTGTGTGTTCTGCGCTTGATGGACGGACTGGACATCCGAGACGAGTTACAGACTGAGG TCAATCAGGCCTTTGAGATAGACGAGGCCACCGAGTCTGATCAGCAGAATTCAGACGCCGATTCAG ACGTCGACAACACAAAGAACATGGTGAATGATCATATCAAAACAGTGTTCCAGAGCAAACAAGGGAAGAAAACCATCGATGTGTACTGGATCTCTGACGATGGAG GTTTGACTTTGTTAGTGCCGTACCTGTTGACCAGAAGGAAACGCTGGAGTCGATGCAAAGTCAGAGTGTTCATCATTGGAGAACAGCAAACCATGGAGAACGAACGCAAAGA AATGATGACTTTGCTCCAGCGTTTCCGACTGGACGTTCATGATGTCATCGTAATGACGGACAGCGAACGGCCATCACTTCCCAAAAA TACAAGGGTCTTTGAGGAAAAAGTCGCCCCCTTCAGGCTGAACGAGGCACAGCTGGATGAAAGGACAGCACAACAGCAAAGGACAGAGTGTCCATGGAAAATCACGGACAAACAGATGGACGCCCTGAGACTCAAG TCGGAGAGAAAAGTGCGTCTGAACGAGATCATACGGAGAAATTCGAAGCACGCCGCGCTGATTCTAGT GTCTCTCCCTGTACCGCAGACGGACTGTCCCAGTTGTCTCTATATGGCCTGGTTGGACACGCTTAGCTGCGGTCTACACTGTCCCGTCCTGCTCATACGAGGAAACCAGCAGAACGTCTTGACCTTCTACTGCCAATAA